The sequence below is a genomic window from Alkalidesulfovibrio alkalitolerans DSM 16529.
TTTCGCCACAGCGGACTACGAGTTGTGGGCGCCGCTCGCCCAGGTAGTGCTGCTGCTCTTCATGTTCGTGGGCGGCTCGGCCGGATCCACGTCCGGCGGCATCAAGGTCATGCGCTTCCTGGTCATGGGCAAGGCCGCGCTACGCGAGATAAAGCGCCTGATCCACCCGCACGGAGTCTACCAGGTCAAGCTGGGCGGGCGGGTGGTGCCCGAGGACGTGCTCTCGGGCGTGTGGGGCTTCTTCGTGTTGTGGCTGGCGCTGTTCGTCGTGGGGACGCTGCTCGTGGCGCTTTCGGGCGTGGACGTGCTCACGAGCATCGGTGCGTCCATCGCCTGCATGGGCAACATCGGCCCCGGTTTCGGGCTGGTCGGTCCGGCCGAGAACTACGCCTTCCTGCCGGACGCCGCCAAGTGGTCGCTCATGGGACTCATGGTCCTTGGCAGGCTCGAAGTTTTCACCATCATCATCCTGCTTGTGCCTGAATTCTGGAGAAAATAGCCCAGACCACCCCAAAACCACCACCTGCGGCGTTGCCGCGAAGAGTCCAAGCCCTCGCGTATGTCTTGATACGCGTCGGGCCTGGATTCTTTTTGCGCCTTATATCTGGAGGCTTTGGAACGGTTTGGGAAATGCGGCTTCTCAACGCTTTGTCAGGCGGGTCGTGCCTTGGCGGCCGCGAGGTAGCGCAAGGCCAGCGGCGTGCCGGAAAGGACCTCGGCCCAGTGCAGGTACAGGGGCCGCAGGAATTCGCCGTGGATACTCCGCCGCGCGGCCAGACGCCGGGCCACCAGATCGGCCAGCGGTTGCGCCAAGAGCCAGCGGCCGAAGTCGCGGCCGCGCGCCACGTGGCTGTGGCGCTCGACCACGCGCGCGTGTCCGGCCCTGGCCACCCGCTCGCGCCGCGTCGCGTCGGGCAAGAGCTTCGCCACGAGCGCCGCAAGGGCGTCGGCGTCCCCCGGCGGATAGGTGAAGAGATGCTCGCCCGGCCTGAAGAGGTCGGTCAGGCCGTGCCCCACCTCGGGGGTCACGAGGCATGACCCCGTGCCCAGTGCCTCCACGACGCGGAAGTTGAGATCACCGCGCTCGGCGATGTTCAGGACCAGCCGCGCCGTGGGAAAGAGTGCCCGATAGTCGCCCTGCATGACCACCAGCCCGGGCAGCCGTTCCTTGACCTCGGCCAGGAAGCGCACCCGGCCGGGCATGGTCTCGGGGTTCACGTTGCCCACGAAGAGCAGATCGCGCTCTTTGGCGCTCTCGGGCGCGGGCGGCGTCTTTTCGGGCTCCTTCATCGAGGGCGGCAGCCAGAATATCTGTTCCGTGCCAAGCCGCCCCAAAAAGCGCGGCATGTGGTCGCGCAGGCTCACGGCGCACAGGTCGAAGGCCTGGGCGTAGGCGGGGTACCAGGAGTGGATGTGGCTGTCCACGCAGTAGAAGCAGGTGGGGCAGGGGAAGGATTCGAGGCCGATGAGCGGCGGCGGCAGGCTGCGGTCCAGGTAGAGCACCATGTCGGGCTCCTCGCCGCAGCGCCGGACGATATCCTCGTAAGAGAGGGTCTCGCCCGCTTCAAGCGGCACGGAGCGGGGCTTGAAGCCTTCCTCGATCACGCCGTGCCAGAAGAACATCCAGCCGACCCAGGCGATGACGGGCCGCTTGCCGTCTGCCCTGCGCGCGGTCATCAGGAATTCAGGCTCAGGCTGTCGAGCTTGGCCAACTCGCGCCGCGCCGTGTAGAATTTGTAGAAGAACTTCAGGTCGTTGCCCGCCACGTTGCCCTGGCGCGCGAAGTCCGCTTCGCTACGCAGCGAAACCCCCGAGCCGTGCTTGTGCACGCAGGTCACGGTGCCGCAGTAGCCCACGCGATGGCCCTTGAGGCCGAATTGCAGGTCGTGGTCCGTGTCGTCGATCTGCGAGGGCGAGTAGCGGATGTCGAACCAGGGACATTCGCGCAGCGCGCTGACGCGCATCATGTGCTGGCAGCCCATGACCACGCGCGTGGGCCTGACCACGTCGTACAGCCCGATGTCGTATTGCATGAAGGGCACGGGCAGGCTGACGCGGATGACCTCGTCCGTGGCGATGCTCACGTCGCGGTAGAGATACTGCAGCAGCCGGAACTCGCCGGGAAAGACCACCTTGCAGCCGACGTTGGCGATGCGCTCGTCGGCCTCGGCCACGGTCAGGAAGTGGGCCAGCCAGTCGGGCTGCAAATCCACGTCGTCGTCGAGGAAGGCCACGTAGTCCGAGGCCCAGGTGTCCTCGTGGCTGATGAGCCAGTTGCGGGCCGCTGGCGCGCCGATGTTCACCGGCAGTTCGATGACCTCGGTGTGGTTGTGGGGCAAAAGCTCGGCCAGCCGTGCGGCCACGCTCTGGCTATCGTCGGTGCAGCCGTTCAGGAGCAGCTTCACGCGGGCGTCGGCGATGTCGCATCTGGCCAGGCTTTGCAGGGTCTCCGCCAGTACCTCGGCCTTGTTGTAACTGTAGAGATAGATGCAGACCTTCTTTTGGCCGGGCAGGGAGCGGTCGGGCGTGAAGGGCGCGGCCAGCTCGGCCAGCCTGAGCCTGACAGGCCGTTGCAATCCGTCCAGGGCCAGCGACTTGGCGTAGAGTTCGCGCGCGCCCTCGGCGTCGCCCTGCATGCGCAGCATCTCGGCTGCGCGGTTGAGAGTGAATGGGTCGTCGGCCAGGGGCTCGACTTCGGGCCACAGGAGGGCGGCGGCAGCCGCGTCGCCAAGGCCCGCCAGATGGTTGAAGAGCCGCTTGGTCCACAGAGGCTTGAGCTGCGTGGGGCACCTGAAGAGGCGCGTCACCTCGCCCGGCCGCTTGCCCTCGAAGAAGTCGAGGGACAGCAGCAGGTCGGCCGCGAGCACGTACATGGGATGCTTGTGCAAGAGGGCCGTGGCGGCTCGTCTGATCTCCTCGCCCTGGTGGCGCATGGAGCCCTTGGCCAGGGCTTCCTGGATCGCGGGCTCGGCGTTGGTGGCCGTGACCACGGAAAGCGTTCTGGCCGCATCGGGCGAAAGCCCGGACTGTGCGGCCAGGTTCAGGATCGCCGGGTCGAAGGGCGCGAGCCGCGCGGCCGTGAGCAGGGCATGGTCAAGAAGCTTCTTGGCTCGGCTCTGGGTCGGGATTTTGGCTTCGCCGAGCATGCGGTTGAAAAAATTGACGGCCAGGGGCAGGTCGGCCTGGAAATTGTTGAGATAGTTGAGATAGTACGCGCAGGCGCCCTCGACCGGCAGGCAGTCGAGTTCGCTGCGCAGGCCCGTGGCGGCCTGCTGCGTGGTGTGTGCGGCCATGAAAACGTCCTTTCGTGCGGTAAAAGGTCGCGAACAGGCCGTGATTTGCAGGATCGATGCCAGCCGCCGTATGGCGGCCCGGGAACGCTCAGTCCTGCGCGGGCAGGAACTGCGCCCAGACTGTGCGCCTGCGCGGGCCGTCGTACTCGCACAGGAAGATGCGCTGCCATGTGCCGAGCTTGATCGCGCCGTCCTCCACGATCACGAGCAGGGAGGTTCCGGTCAGGGTGGTCTTCAGGTGCGCGTCGGAGTTGCCCTCGGCGTGCAGGTAGTCGCCGTGCAGCGGGATGAGGCGCTTGAGCGCCACGATCATGTCGCGCTGCA
It includes:
- a CDS encoding glycosyltransferase family protein, which produces MTARRADGKRPVIAWVGWMFFWHGVIEEGFKPRSVPLEAGETLSYEDIVRRCGEEPDMVLYLDRSLPPPLIGLESFPCPTCFYCVDSHIHSWYPAYAQAFDLCAVSLRDHMPRFLGRLGTEQIFWLPPSMKEPEKTPPAPESAKERDLLFVGNVNPETMPGRVRFLAEVKERLPGLVVMQGDYRALFPTARLVLNIAERGDLNFRVVEALGTGSCLVTPEVGHGLTDLFRPGEHLFTYPPGDADALAALVAKLLPDATRRERVARAGHARVVERHSHVARGRDFGRWLLAQPLADLVARRLAARRSIHGEFLRPLYLHWAEVLSGTPLALRYLAAAKARPA
- a CDS encoding secondary thiamine-phosphate synthase enzyme YjbQ, whose protein sequence is MYSFSVATTAREQMADITREAAAALAALGGRNGALLLFSPHTTCGLTINEGADPSVQRDMIVALKRLIPLHGDYLHAEGNSDAHLKTTLTGTSLLVIVEDGAIKLGTWQRIFLCEYDGPRRRTVWAQFLPAQD
- a CDS encoding glycosyltransferase family 2 protein, with translation MAAHTTQQAATGLRSELDCLPVEGACAYYLNYLNNFQADLPLAVNFFNRMLGEAKIPTQSRAKKLLDHALLTAARLAPFDPAILNLAAQSGLSPDAARTLSVVTATNAEPAIQEALAKGSMRHQGEEIRRAATALLHKHPMYVLAADLLLSLDFFEGKRPGEVTRLFRCPTQLKPLWTKRLFNHLAGLGDAAAAALLWPEVEPLADDPFTLNRAAEMLRMQGDAEGARELYAKSLALDGLQRPVRLRLAELAAPFTPDRSLPGQKKVCIYLYSYNKAEVLAETLQSLARCDIADARVKLLLNGCTDDSQSVAARLAELLPHNHTEVIELPVNIGAPAARNWLISHEDTWASDYVAFLDDDVDLQPDWLAHFLTVAEADERIANVGCKVVFPGEFRLLQYLYRDVSIATDEVIRVSLPVPFMQYDIGLYDVVRPTRVVMGCQHMMRVSALRECPWFDIRYSPSQIDDTDHDLQFGLKGHRVGYCGTVTCVHKHGSGVSLRSEADFARQGNVAGNDLKFFYKFYTARRELAKLDSLSLNS